In Fusobacteriaceae bacterium, a genomic segment contains:
- a CDS encoding RecQ family ATP-dependent DNA helicase — MKSGILKLAEKVWNVDLIIAESVRKSQQELFQIAFNDIWLFMKNLLTLLGIHIEKPRVNFHSKKATATIATVSEKETYFIPESAMLIRPLNEVTNQQYRIATAPPIIYNTLRPDPDDCIREALEFFLIELFGYDHFNSGQLDIVKAALARQDVIGILPTGSGKSLCYQLSGLLQPCISFIVAPLISLIQDQKFNLDSFSIVRTAAIASHNTSEANKAFLDDFGDGRYQFVWISPERFMIKSFRAKLNKIAKRNYYGYAVIDEAHCISEWGHDFRISYLTLANTIRNYCPGAKLIGLTATASENVLTDICAELNLSLDSVRAGSEMDRPELHYHFIRCENNDERRQRLLMELSSLNERYERNLHENIFETTGEDTIAGIIFANTRGNYRQQNGCDDINAFLRRNGYAHGRTFFAPREGEKDNRAEIQKAFLNNEFPFIIATKAFGMGVNKKNIRYTIHFGLPWSIESFYQEAGRAGRDKEKDNHSDNYILYIPERDESAEKMISVLENPNSHIENIMSEQLTGDLNSIVWLWLQNNRPVDQQLKTIMEIYHFLLSGKTRFSLRDFHYSQFECDSALHKLMLVGYIIDWTYDYGTNTYDVTSTNEWTRYVAERKIKEYLSKFKAVNTFEKSELYHEYLNSDSGALLSKLMRALLIWIDENIIASPIKPCAVYAA, encoded by the coding sequence TTGAAATCTGGTATTTTAAAACTTGCAGAAAAGGTTTGGAACGTCGATTTGATAATAGCTGAAAGCGTAAGAAAAAGCCAACAAGAATTATTTCAAATTGCTTTTAATGACATTTGGCTATTCATGAAAAATTTGCTGACATTACTAGGGATTCACATAGAAAAGCCACGAGTAAACTTCCATTCAAAAAAGGCTACCGCAACCATTGCTACTGTATCAGAAAAAGAAACTTATTTTATACCAGAGAGCGCAATGCTCATAAGACCTCTGAATGAAGTGACAAACCAACAATATAGGATCGCTACAGCTCCACCAATTATATATAATACTTTGCGGCCCGATCCGGATGATTGTATAAGGGAAGCTCTTGAATTCTTTCTTATTGAACTTTTCGGCTACGATCACTTCAATTCCGGGCAATTGGATATAGTTAAAGCAGCATTGGCAAGGCAGGATGTCATAGGAATTCTGCCAACTGGATCAGGTAAATCACTATGCTATCAGTTGTCGGGATTGCTACAACCTTGTATAAGCTTTATTGTTGCGCCTCTGATTTCTTTGATTCAAGATCAAAAATTCAATTTAGATAGTTTTAGTATTGTAAGAACTGCCGCAATAGCGAGTCATAATACATCAGAAGCTAATAAAGCTTTTCTCGATGATTTTGGCGATGGTAGATATCAGTTTGTATGGATTTCCCCTGAGAGGTTCATGATTAAAAGTTTTCGGGCAAAACTTAATAAAATAGCCAAAAGGAACTATTATGGCTATGCTGTTATTGACGAGGCGCATTGCATTTCCGAATGGGGTCATGATTTTCGAATTTCGTATTTGACACTGGCCAATACGATTCGAAATTATTGTCCTGGTGCAAAGCTGATAGGATTGACGGCAACCGCTTCAGAAAATGTATTGACTGATATCTGCGCTGAATTGAATCTATCTCTTGACTCGGTCAGAGCAGGAAGTGAAATGGATCGACCTGAATTACATTATCATTTTATTCGATGCGAAAACAATGATGAGAGGCGACAAAGATTATTGATGGAACTATCTTCTCTGAATGAGCGTTATGAAAGAAATCTACATGAAAATATTTTTGAAACCACCGGGGAAGATACCATAGCAGGGATCATATTTGCCAATACTAGAGGTAATTATAGGCAGCAAAATGGCTGCGATGACATTAATGCCTTTCTTCGCAGGAATGGATATGCCCACGGAAGGACTTTTTTTGCCCCTCGTGAAGGAGAAAAAGACAACAGAGCAGAAATACAAAAAGCATTTCTCAACAATGAATTTCCGTTTATAATAGCTACAAAAGCTTTTGGAATGGGTGTGAATAAAAAGAATATTCGTTATACTATACATTTTGGCCTTCCTTGGTCCATTGAATCATTCTATCAAGAGGCTGGGCGAGCAGGTCGAGACAAAGAAAAAGACAATCACTCGGACAATTATATTTTATATATTCCTGAAAGAGATGAAAGTGCCGAAAAGATGATTTCTGTCTTAGAAAATCCAAATTCTCATATAGAGAACATCATGTCGGAACAATTGACCGGAGATCTTAATTCCATCGTTTGGTTGTGGCTGCAAAATAATAGGCCGGTAGACCAGCAACTAAAAACTATAATGGAGATATATCATTTTCTCTTAAGTGGAAAAACAAGATTCTCTTTGAGAGATTTTCACTATTCTCAGTTTGAATGCGACAGTGCGCTTCATAAATTAATGTTGGTTGGATACATCATAGATTGGACATACGATTATGGAACCAACACGTATGATGTTACGAGTACTAATGAATGGACACGATATGTAGCTGAGCGAAAGATTAAAGAATATTTAAGCAAATTTAAGGCTGTCAACACTTTTGAGAAATCAGAATTGTATCATGAATACCTTAATTCAGACTCGGGTGCATTACTAAGTAAACTTATGAGAGCACTTTTGATATGGATTGATGAGAATATTATTGCTTCCCCGATTAAACCTTGCGCAGTTTATGCAGCGTAA
- a CDS encoding MmcB family DNA repair protein gives MDNNDKVEKVTEYEITRALANMHYKTDIFAAQVRTNGINGKYRIFDGISIAKSWVSPCVKGYEIKTSRSDFQADNKYFEYLEFSDELYIVCPQNLIEKHEIHERIGLIWYNHKTKKLRTMKTAKYQRADPTKQNRILLYIIMSSINPTFPPPNFKVQHFKEWLDNKKTTKELSYLVKSKLISEISEYKKAGYENIVERLKRAETTYNSIYEVLRKHGLEYQGNPAQIVDDILSRGDGMLPWISRLKLCVKSLYSEIEKRE, from the coding sequence ATGGATAACAACGATAAAGTAGAAAAAGTGACGGAATATGAAATCACGAGAGCGCTTGCAAATATGCACTACAAAACAGATATATTTGCGGCACAAGTACGAACAAACGGGATCAATGGGAAATATAGAATTTTTGATGGAATCTCAATAGCGAAAAGCTGGGTATCCCCATGTGTAAAAGGCTATGAAATAAAAACATCAAGATCAGATTTTCAAGCGGACAATAAATATTTTGAATATCTTGAATTTTCAGACGAGCTTTATATTGTGTGTCCGCAAAACCTTATTGAAAAGCATGAAATTCATGAACGCATTGGGCTAATCTGGTATAATCATAAAACAAAAAAACTCCGGACCATGAAAACTGCTAAATACCAAAGAGCGGATCCAACAAAGCAAAACAGAATTTTATTGTATATCATCATGTCATCGATCAACCCGACCTTTCCGCCGCCAAATTTTAAAGTGCAGCATTTCAAAGAGTGGCTTGACAACAAAAAAACAACGAAGGAATTGAGTTATCTTGTCAAAAGCAAATTGATTTCCGAAATCAGCGAGTATAAAAAAGCTGGATATGAAAACATAGTCGAAAGATTAAAACGTGCGGAGACCACGTACAATTCGATATATGAAGTCCTTCGAAAACATGGTTTAGAATACCAAGGGAATCCCGCACAAATAGTTGATGATATTTTATCACGCGGGGACGGAATGCTGCCATGGATTAGCCGTCTGAAACTATGTGTAAAAAGCCTGTACTCAGAAATAGAAAAGAGAGAATAA
- a CDS encoding DNA adenine methylase: MRSPMIYFGNKEKAAPLIWALLGDVQNYIEPFCGSASVVLNRPPVVGHRSELINDFSALVVNAHRAIRENIAAGWVEYTSVANGSGYSHIAHDSREALYANPACLKKQEAKQMTLCLER, translated from the coding sequence ATGCGTAGCCCCATGATTTATTTTGGGAACAAAGAAAAAGCGGCTCCGCTCATCTGGGCGCTGCTGGGGGATGTACAAAATTATATAGAGCCTTTTTGCGGATCGGCTTCGGTGGTCCTCAATCGGCCGCCGGTGGTTGGGCATCGGTCGGAACTCATCAACGACTTTTCGGCGCTGGTCGTAAACGCGCATCGCGCCATTCGGGAAAATATTGCCGCCGGATGGGTGGAATACACGAGCGTCGCCAACGGATCAGGATATAGTCACATTGCTCATGACAGCCGTGAGGCCCTGTATGCGAATCCGGCTTGTCTGAAGAAACAAGAAGCGAAACAGATGACCTTGTGTCTTGAAAGATAA
- a CDS encoding DUF739 family protein, which yields MKYIYDYSKLKGRITEKAGNRKNLCAMFPMAHSTLWNRLNNKAYFTQSEIERMCEILEISDKDIKEYFFSKQSSENRNATA from the coding sequence ATGAAATATATATATGACTATAGCAAGCTCAAAGGGCGCATTACCGAGAAAGCGGGCAACCGCAAAAATTTGTGTGCCATGTTCCCGATGGCGCACAGCACCCTGTGGAATAGACTCAACAACAAGGCCTATTTCACGCAGTCCGAGATCGAGAGGATGTGCGAAATCCTCGAAATTTCTGACAAGGACATAAAAGAATATTTTTTTTCAAAACAAAGTTCCGAAAATCGGAACGCGACCGCTTGA
- a CDS encoding ATP-binding protein, which yields MEDLKKCPYCGKAYKINDYDVSFLSDEIKNRVRFIPDCTCAAERAEAERAAEIAQKRRADRLAAVMKYERMSIENLRFDGASVYQTSEKEQELHREIAEYAENFDDYLVSGTGFIFMGFSGSGKTYCANIIAERLRKDLHTVLILTMGEYLLRVRQLINGSPGSEQELLDHMLRCELLILDDLGSEVFTDWAKGKLFEIIDGRYRAKMPTIITTNLTLKMLAEKTRIDGSDKIFDRLKETCRVRIFGWPSHRKACGS from the coding sequence ATGGAAGACCTGAAAAAATGCCCGTACTGCGGCAAAGCGTATAAAATAAACGACTATGACGTATCGTTCCTGTCCGACGAGATAAAAAATCGCGTGCGGTTTATCCCGGACTGCACTTGCGCCGCCGAACGCGCCGAAGCGGAACGGGCTGCGGAGATCGCCCAAAAAAGAAGAGCTGACCGACTGGCGGCCGTCATGAAATACGAAAGGATGTCCATTGAAAATCTGCGTTTCGACGGAGCCTCCGTGTATCAGACATCGGAAAAAGAACAAGAACTCCATCGGGAAATCGCGGAATACGCGGAAAACTTCGACGACTACCTCGTATCCGGCACCGGCTTCATCTTCATGGGATTTTCCGGATCCGGCAAGACCTACTGCGCCAACATCATCGCCGAAAGGCTCCGGAAAGATCTGCACACGGTACTGATCCTGACTATGGGCGAATATCTGCTCAGGGTCCGGCAGCTGATCAATGGATCACCCGGAAGCGAACAGGAATTGCTTGATCACATGCTGCGCTGCGAACTCCTGATTCTGGACGATCTCGGTTCCGAAGTATTCACCGACTGGGCCAAAGGTAAGCTGTTCGAGATCATAGACGGTCGCTATCGGGCAAAGATGCCCACGATCATCACCACAAACCTGACTCTCAAAATGCTTGCGGAGAAAACGCGTATCGACGGAAGCGACAAGATATTTGATCGCCTAAAGGAAACCTGTAGGGTCCGGATCTTCGGATGGCCGAGTCATCGTAAAGCCTGCGGGTCATGA
- a CDS encoding phage antirepressor KilAC domain-containing protein yields the protein MKAKPENVSATLYNIVCSTNRELPVKKVAELYGLSGIALNKLLVEWGIQYKRERYYLAVPYHGMGYTKVVCTTYTVDTDTGSFRRDTSYLKWTLKGRKFLFEELEKRGYHRLPVRPDVETRTRDHYRRREYYD from the coding sequence ATGAAAGCAAAACCTGAAAACGTTTCGGCCACGCTGTACAACATCGTATGCAGCACGAATCGCGAGCTGCCGGTCAAAAAGGTCGCCGAGCTTTACGGGCTCTCCGGCATCGCGCTGAATAAACTTCTTGTTGAATGGGGCATCCAATACAAGCGCGAAAGATATTATCTGGCCGTGCCCTATCACGGCATGGGATATACCAAGGTCGTCTGTACAACATACACCGTAGACACAGACACCGGATCATTCCGGCGTGATACGAGTTATTTGAAATGGACCTTGAAAGGGAGAAAATTCCTTTTTGAAGAATTGGAAAAACGTGGTTATCACAGACTGCCTGTCCGACCGGATGTAGAAACGCGCACGCGCGATCATTACCGTCGGCGGGAATATTATGATTGA
- a CDS encoding DNA cytosine methyltransferase — MRILNLYAGIGGNRKLWGDEHEITAVEIDSQLADVYRELYPRDNLQVFDAETYFLTYYHNFDLIWISPPCQSHSMLNYVCASKRLPDMRLYGFIFFCRHHLKTNWVIENVKPYYKPLIPPSVILGRHMFWSNFKIPDFPFQHRFSMEKGSKNKMAKRFQMESALPLLGRMEPIKARQTMRNICDPEIGKYILDCCLENGRREQKKLFESG, encoded by the coding sequence ATGCGAATACTGAATCTATACGCCGGAATCGGCGGGAATAGAAAACTATGGGGAGATGAACATGAAATCACGGCGGTCGAAATCGACAGTCAGCTCGCCGATGTTTATCGGGAACTTTATCCTCGGGATAATCTGCAAGTTTTTGATGCGGAGACGTATTTTCTGACCTATTACCATAATTTCGATTTGATCTGGATATCGCCCCCGTGTCAGTCACATTCAATGCTGAATTATGTCTGTGCCTCGAAAAGGCTCCCGGATATGCGCCTGTATGGATTCATCTTCTTTTGCAGGCACCACCTGAAAACAAACTGGGTAATAGAAAACGTCAAGCCATACTATAAACCGTTGATCCCGCCGTCGGTCATTCTGGGGAGGCATATGTTTTGGAGTAACTTCAAAATACCGGATTTCCCTTTTCAACATAGATTTTCGATGGAAAAGGGGTCGAAAAACAAAATGGCGAAACGATTCCAGATGGAATCGGCGCTGCCGCTACTGGGCCGGATGGAACCAATAAAGGCTCGACAAACTATGCGAAACATCTGCGATCCTGAAATCGGGAAATATATTCTTGACTGCTGCCTGGAGAACGGGCGGCGCGAACAGAAAAAACTATTTGAAAGCGGATGA
- a CDS encoding helix-turn-helix domain-containing protein: MGVSISTKKLNLEIARKGCTQKELSEASGVCLATIWHLLHKNDAPAKHTTAHRLANALGVDVSAIIGV; the protein is encoded by the coding sequence ATGGGGGTATCGATCAGCACAAAAAAACTCAATCTGGAGATCGCCCGCAAGGGCTGCACCCAAAAAGAACTTTCTGAGGCGTCCGGCGTCTGCCTTGCCACCATCTGGCACCTGTTACACAAGAATGACGCCCCGGCCAAACACACGACGGCTCACAGGCTGGCAAACGCATTGGGCGTCGACGTTTCGGCAATTATCGGCGTATAA
- a CDS encoding helix-turn-helix domain-containing protein: MAKIYQLPDHVLGEKKLNGNEKVLYALIYTIAEKKKYCMGSNKLLGDILHFHRKTIQRQLARLRDKGFIEIKIIRDIDSDEVLERRIYIKK, translated from the coding sequence ATGGCGAAAATTTATCAACTGCCGGATCATGTTCTCGGCGAAAAAAAACTTAACGGAAACGAAAAAGTCTTGTATGCGCTGATTTACACCATCGCCGAAAAGAAAAAGTATTGCATGGGATCAAACAAGTTATTGGGGGACATCCTGCATTTTCACCGCAAGACGATCCAGCGCCAGCTCGCCCGCCTGCGGGACAAGGGATTTATTGAGATCAAGATTATCCGCGACATCGACTCCGACGAGGTCCTTGAACGGCGGATCTATATCAAGAAGTGA
- a CDS encoding site-specific integrase, which produces MRRNPKGSGSIYTMRDGRRNKKYRAVVTLDADPVTGKRRRMTVGIYRTASEAADALAAWKKDPYDTDVKNLTFGGTIDLWREEHFKAIAENSAYTEKYVIRKFAPLYHRPIRDIKLIDVQKMFDDMDLAPNTKAYYKGIFCSIYNYAEKYGFVDRNFCHLIETGKKVGVREHRIFSPQEISILWRSRLVPLVDTVLILIYTGMRINELLKLKKCDVNLKERYIIGGSKTDAGRDRLIPIHRDLVPLFKGLMRTEGETLVTTRTGKQRGIHSYRVKFHKLMASLGIEHHYVHDTRHTFASLINDSGANGTSIRKIIGHVSFEQMTEKVYTHKTIVELQAAVDMIEIKEA; this is translated from the coding sequence ATGCGAAGAAATCCGAAAGGTTCCGGATCCATCTACACGATGCGAGACGGAAGACGCAACAAAAAATACCGAGCGGTCGTCACCCTGGACGCGGATCCCGTGACAGGAAAGCGCCGCCGGATGACCGTGGGCATTTACAGGACCGCGTCCGAAGCGGCCGACGCCCTGGCCGCATGGAAGAAAGACCCCTATGACACCGACGTCAAGAATCTGACATTCGGCGGAACCATCGACCTGTGGCGCGAGGAGCATTTCAAAGCCATCGCGGAAAATTCCGCATACACGGAAAAATACGTGATCCGGAAATTTGCGCCTCTTTACCACCGCCCGATCCGTGATATCAAGCTGATAGACGTCCAGAAAATGTTTGACGACATGGACCTCGCGCCCAACACAAAAGCCTATTACAAAGGCATTTTCTGTTCCATCTACAATTACGCGGAAAAATACGGCTTTGTCGACCGGAATTTCTGTCATCTGATCGAGACGGGGAAAAAAGTAGGCGTCAGGGAACACAGGATATTTTCGCCGCAGGAGATCTCCATCCTGTGGCGCAGCCGCCTCGTCCCCCTTGTGGATACGGTCCTGATCCTGATTTATACCGGAATGCGGATCAATGAGCTGCTGAAGCTGAAAAAATGCGACGTCAACTTGAAAGAACGATATATCATAGGCGGATCGAAAACGGACGCCGGGCGCGACCGCCTGATTCCCATCCACAGGGATCTTGTCCCTTTGTTCAAAGGGCTCATGCGGACCGAAGGCGAAACCCTCGTCACGACCCGGACAGGCAAGCAGCGGGGCATACACTCGTACCGCGTGAAATTCCATAAGCTCATGGCGTCCCTTGGGATAGAGCACCACTACGTGCACGACACCCGGCACACGTTCGCGTCTTTGATCAACGACAGCGGCGCGAACGGGACGTCGATCCGCAAGATCATCGGCCACGTCAGCTTCGAGCAGATGACTGAAAAGGTCTACACGCACAAGACCATCGTCGAACTCCAGGCGGCCGTCGACATGATCGAAATCAAAGAAGCCTGA
- a CDS encoding phage Gp37/Gp68 family protein, which produces MTKIQWTQETWNPFTGCTKCSSGCLNCYAATMVKRLQGMGLSKYSNGFEPAFHPDELSIPEKSKKPSIIFVCSMSDIFHEKFPDQYVERVFDVMKSNPQHIFQLLTKRAERMGQYIESHYSQKDKCPKNIWVGVTVESRVYAFRSIILAGIKNRLSGKVFLSCEPLLDDLTQSGIYFTKDGISGIVDFCAMDWIICGGESGPKARPMDPQWVRNLKNKCAWCAVPFFFKQWGAWGPDGIKRNKERNGCLLDGEVIQEWPEELRKFLKKEIHVQSPKGDR; this is translated from the coding sequence TTGACTAAAATTCAATGGACGCAGGAAACATGGAACCCCTTCACCGGCTGCACGAAGTGTTCCTCCGGATGTTTAAACTGCTATGCGGCAACCATGGTCAAAAGATTGCAGGGCATGGGATTGTCAAAATACAGCAACGGATTTGAGCCCGCCTTCCATCCAGATGAATTAAGCATTCCGGAAAAATCAAAAAAACCATCAATCATTTTCGTTTGTTCTATGAGCGACATCTTTCATGAGAAATTTCCTGATCAATACGTCGAAAGAGTTTTCGACGTCATGAAAAGCAACCCGCAGCATATATTTCAGTTATTGACGAAAAGAGCTGAAAGAATGGGCCAATATATCGAAAGTCATTACTCCCAAAAGGACAAATGCCCGAAAAATATCTGGGTCGGAGTTACCGTGGAAAGCCGCGTCTATGCCTTCAGGTCCATCATTCTCGCAGGCATAAAAAACAGATTATCCGGAAAAGTTTTTTTGTCCTGTGAGCCTTTGCTTGATGATCTCACACAATCCGGAATTTACTTCACAAAAGACGGCATTTCTGGAATAGTAGATTTTTGCGCAATGGATTGGATCATCTGTGGCGGAGAAAGCGGTCCAAAGGCAAGACCTATGGATCCGCAATGGGTCAGAAATCTGAAGAACAAATGCGCCTGGTGTGCTGTTCCGTTCTTTTTCAAGCAATGGGGCGCGTGGGGTCCGGATGGAATAAAGCGAAACAAAGAAAGAAACGGTTGTTTGCTTGACGGAGAAGTCATTCAAGAATGGCCGGAAGAATTACGAAAGTTTCTGAAAAAGGAGATCCATGTTCAGAGTCCCAAAGGAGATAGATAA
- a CDS encoding helix-turn-helix domain-containing protein: MTEHPGYYAIIPAKVRYDKTLTFMERILYAEISALTNKNGFCHASNRYFADLYDVSVRTIISAIKKLVDHGYLFSQNIYKENSMEIEKRILSLDDPREKNFMGGSENNFMTPREKNFTDNNTRLEYYNNTHSEPETFHDVESIISEEKTDNPIPTEPVQKPTQTVMTETILAKYKKLDLPAYEYPPNPWQIMECVNRIGTVKLFQALEIMAKSDFVRRTMSVDSIFKVANLKKALNGNFRDPPPKEKRTSAAGDPDYSPEANTWESYEKQKGGQWKT, from the coding sequence ATGACTGAACATCCCGGATACTATGCCATCATTCCCGCCAAAGTTCGCTATGACAAGACGCTGACGTTTATGGAGCGGATCCTTTACGCCGAAATCTCAGCGCTGACAAACAAAAACGGCTTTTGCCACGCGTCGAATCGTTATTTTGCCGATCTTTACGACGTCAGCGTCCGGACAATTATTTCGGCTATCAAAAAACTTGTGGACCATGGGTATTTGTTTTCACAGAACATCTATAAGGAAAACTCGATGGAAATCGAGAAACGGATCTTGTCGCTTGACGACCCCCGTGAAAAAAATTTCATGGGGGGCAGTGAAAATAATTTCATGACCCCCCGTGAAAAAAATTTCACGGATAATAATACAAGATTAGAATATTATAATAATACACACAGCGAACCCGAAACATTTCACGATGTGGAATCAATCATATCCGAAGAAAAAACAGACAACCCGATTCCGACTGAACCAGTTCAGAAACCAACGCAGACGGTCATGACCGAAACAATACTTGCCAAATACAAGAAGTTGGATCTCCCGGCTTACGAATACCCCCCAAATCCATGGCAGATCATGGAATGCGTGAATCGGATCGGAACGGTCAAACTGTTTCAGGCGCTGGAGATCATGGCGAAAAGCGATTTTGTCCGGAGGACCATGTCCGTCGACAGCATTTTCAAGGTCGCCAATCTCAAAAAAGCCTTGAACGGAAATTTCCGGGACCCGCCGCCGAAAGAAAAAAGGACCTCGGCCGCAGGTGATCCGGACTACAGTCCGGAAGCGAACACGTGGGAAAGCTATGAAAAGCAAAAGGGTGGACAATGGAAGACCTGA
- a CDS encoding helix-turn-helix domain-containing protein, which yields MKVKCCERLQEALNIENLKPVDLVRMTGLSKSTISQYLSGAYEPKQGNLSLIADALGNYSEAWLMGYNVPRLNDEKKKIIKLIPLKGQIACGQAVEAIVWAGKSVPVTKDIHCDYALQAVGSSMIGARINDGDFVFIRENAEVRDGDIVAVMLENDVTLKRIRFRETEIVLKAENPDYDDIHIKKERFETVKIVGKCVACQIKIT from the coding sequence ATGAAAGTGAAATGCTGCGAGCGCCTGCAAGAGGCGCTGAATATTGAGAATCTGAAGCCCGTGGATTTGGTAAGAATGACGGGGTTGAGTAAGTCGACCATAAGTCAGTACCTTTCGGGGGCCTATGAGCCAAAACAAGGAAATCTGAGCTTGATTGCTGACGCCCTTGGCAATTATAGCGAGGCATGGCTCATGGGTTATAATGTCCCACGGTTAAATGATGAAAAGAAAAAAATCATCAAGCTGATCCCCTTGAAAGGCCAGATCGCCTGCGGTCAAGCAGTGGAAGCCATCGTATGGGCCGGGAAAAGCGTGCCGGTCACGAAAGACATCCACTGCGATTACGCCTTGCAGGCCGTCGGCAGCTCCATGATCGGCGCGCGCATCAATGACGGCGACTTTGTTTTTATCAGGGAAAACGCCGAAGTCAGGGACGGCGACATCGTGGCCGTCATGCTGGAGAACGATGTGACCCTGAAGCGGATCCGGTTCAGGGAGACGGAGATCGTTTTGAAAGCGGAAAATCCTGACTATGATGATATACATATCAAAAAGGAACGTTTTGAGACAGTGAAAATCGTCGGCAAGTGTGTCGCTTGCCAGATAAAAATAACGTAG